A region of Thermococcus barossii DNA encodes the following proteins:
- a CDS encoding cation:proton antiporter, translated as MPMSVTGASNVLVPTVDLMVYVFFVVLAVGLVSLIMSKKFNVSYIPLFMFLGILVGPVLGLLNRGLANELFNYVRVFGLVMILFTEGHTLSWKMLKRNLKTILTLDTVGLLLTAFIIGGIFSWLFRVPFIVGFLFGAIIAATDPATLIPLFRQYRVREDIETVIVTESIFNDPMGIVLASVAVAMLVPEASSARFLEAIASYIGLYPAAIIFFLYQMTASILIGILLGIVGYGILKRAEVDDFPEIVIFSLVMAFGGFLLGELVQASGYLVATVTGIVLGNHKVFFKDEIPVVKRVMRAVEREVHFNESLSAIFTIFIFTLLGASLNPEIIKGHILQGVIIAFFLMLVARPLASLPILRWRPFKEYLFISLEGPRGVVPAALASLPLTLGITYNNPDLVQWGEIILSVTIITVLVTVLVETLWVPILRRKLLEVRSIEREMKRAGYSPRS; from the coding sequence ATGCCGATGTCTGTAACAGGCGCATCGAACGTTTTGGTTCCAACTGTTGACCTGATGGTCTATGTTTTCTTCGTAGTCCTGGCAGTAGGACTGGTTTCACTCATTATGAGCAAGAAGTTCAATGTCTCGTACATTCCCCTCTTCATGTTCCTCGGCATACTTGTCGGTCCGGTTCTCGGTCTTCTTAACAGGGGGCTCGCCAACGAGCTGTTCAACTACGTCCGTGTTTTCGGCCTCGTGATGATACTCTTCACCGAGGGGCACACTCTGAGCTGGAAAATGCTAAAAAGAAACCTTAAGACGATACTTACCCTTGATACCGTTGGGCTCCTTCTCACCGCTTTCATCATCGGGGGAATCTTCTCGTGGCTCTTTCGTGTCCCGTTCATCGTCGGGTTCCTCTTCGGGGCGATCATAGCCGCCACTGACCCTGCAACCCTCATCCCGCTGTTCAGACAGTACCGCGTCCGCGAGGACATAGAGACTGTCATCGTTACCGAGTCGATATTCAACGATCCGATGGGTATAGTCCTTGCCTCCGTGGCCGTTGCAATGCTGGTTCCGGAGGCGTCCAGTGCAAGGTTCCTTGAGGCCATAGCCAGCTATATCGGCCTTTACCCGGCGGCCATCATTTTCTTTCTGTATCAGATGACGGCCTCTATACTGATAGGTATCCTCCTGGGCATCGTGGGATACGGCATCCTGAAGCGGGCTGAGGTTGATGATTTCCCGGAGATAGTTATATTTTCCCTCGTGATGGCCTTCGGAGGATTCCTTCTTGGGGAACTGGTTCAGGCCTCGGGCTATCTTGTGGCGACGGTTACCGGCATAGTTCTCGGCAACCACAAGGTTTTCTTCAAAGACGAAATCCCCGTGGTCAAGAGGGTTATGCGAGCCGTTGAGAGGGAGGTCCATTTCAACGAGAGCCTCTCGGCTATATTCACGATATTCATCTTCACCCTCCTGGGGGCGAGCCTGAACCCGGAGATAATAAAGGGGCACATCCTTCAGGGGGTCATTATAGCGTTTTTCCTGATGCTTGTTGCCAGACCGCTGGCGTCGCTTCCGATACTGCGGTGGCGGCCCTTCAAAGAGTATCTCTTCATATCGCTTGAGGGTCCGAGGGGTGTTGTTCCGGCCGCACTTGCGAGCCTTCCGCTGACTCTCGGAATAACGTACAACAACCCCGACTTGGTGCAGTGGGGGGAGATAATCCTGAGCGTCACCATAATCACAGTTCTCGTTACGGTACTGGTTGAGACCCTGTGGGTTCCCATCCTCAGGAGGAAGCTGCTCGAGGTAAGGAGTATCGAGAGGGAGATGAAGAGGGCAGGTTACAGCCCCCGATCTTAA
- the speB gene encoding agmatinase, with protein MEFLYTYETLKLEFPLVEPEGARFVILGVPFDGTTSFKPGARFGPTLVRHATINLESYIIDYDVDIAELPIADIGDVAVVAGDPRKTADRVREIITELKRINPNALPILLGGEHSQSLGAVEALKPASYVVFDAHLDLRESYEDNPYNHACVARRISELGVKEAMFGIRSGTREEVEYAEQEEIAWVHARDYDFEAFVELVKPLPEPVYLSVDIDVFDLSLVPSTGTPEAGGLRFWEVVEAMEWLVENKRIAGFDIMEVAGSGLGDVTALTAAKLLFHFIGAMGKDRL; from the coding sequence ATGGAGTTCCTTTACACTTACGAGACGCTCAAGCTGGAGTTCCCACTCGTTGAGCCGGAGGGGGCAAGGTTTGTTATCCTCGGCGTTCCCTTCGATGGGACCACCAGCTTCAAACCCGGCGCGCGCTTCGGACCGACCCTCGTCAGACACGCCACCATCAACCTCGAGAGCTACATCATAGACTACGACGTTGATATAGCCGAGCTCCCGATAGCTGACATTGGAGACGTGGCGGTCGTTGCCGGCGACCCCAGGAAAACGGCGGACAGGGTTAGGGAGATAATAACCGAGCTCAAGCGCATAAATCCCAACGCCCTCCCGATTCTCCTGGGCGGCGAGCACTCCCAGAGCCTCGGTGCCGTTGAGGCATTGAAACCTGCCAGCTACGTCGTCTTCGACGCCCACCTGGATCTCCGCGAGAGCTACGAGGACAATCCCTACAACCACGCCTGCGTGGCAAGGAGAATATCGGAACTAGGGGTAAAGGAGGCGATGTTCGGGATAAGGAGCGGTACGAGGGAGGAGGTCGAGTACGCCGAGCAGGAGGAGATAGCGTGGGTCCACGCGAGGGACTACGACTTCGAGGCCTTCGTCGAGCTGGTGAAGCCCCTGCCGGAACCGGTTTACCTGTCAGTTGACATAGATGTATTCGATCTGTCCCTGGTTCCATCAACGGGAACTCCCGAGGCTGGAGGTCTGAGATTCTGGGAGGTCGTTGAGGCCATGGAATGGCTCGTAGAGAACAAGAGAATAGCCGGTTTTGATATAATGGAGGTGGCAGGAAGCGGACTCGGCGACGTGACTGCGCTAACAGCGGCAAAGTTGCTGTTCCATTTCATAGGTGCAATGGGAAAAGATAGATTGTAA
- a CDS encoding translation initiation factor IF-5A, translating to MGDKTKVQVSKLKPGRYILIDGEPCRIANITVSSPGKHGSAKARIEAVGIFDGKVRSIVKPTSAEVDVPIIDKRTAQIIAMTPDTVQIMDMETYELYDVPIETGVADEIKDQLREGINVEYWETLGRIKIMKLKGE from the coding sequence ATGGGAGACAAGACCAAGGTTCAGGTTAGCAAGCTCAAGCCGGGAAGGTACATACTCATCGACGGCGAGCCCTGCAGGATAGCCAACATAACCGTTTCCTCGCCCGGAAAGCACGGCTCCGCCAAGGCCAGAATTGAAGCCGTTGGAATCTTCGACGGCAAGGTTAGGAGCATCGTCAAGCCCACCAGCGCCGAGGTTGACGTTCCGATCATAGACAAGAGAACCGCCCAGATCATCGCCATGACCCCCGACACCGTCCAGATTATGGACATGGAAACCTACGAGCTCTACGACGTCCCGATCGAAACCGGCGTCGCCGACGAGATCAAGGACCAGCTCAGGGAAGGCATCAACGTCGAGTACTGGGAGACCCTCGGCAGGATAAAGATAATGAAGCTCAAGGGCGAGTGA
- a CDS encoding sodium-dependent transporter, with protein sequence MRKISFLMAFLITGYILGIWNFLVLPKYYINFGLKGFLISLIPMLIALFLIYSEAESTKRTRYLIYELFFKISRTPALIFVLIMFLLVILGITTYYSSYSLIYIFGIGAKYVPVIALGTILLSVILLLLAKGKTLEVISVLSVLFVLFAILSAIIIRNQAISAVTAPQAVHYMNNAVSAITSFDQPLSLKGVLYMLISVLVSFGLGAGVYYVVGSFTPEELDLKKVLAAVFVLQILLSFAAAFTVAYSLGAAYQGFGKAFHNPNIPAEESMKLYLGFQNLKEYATNSEKSPMASIEVFYSIPYVLKGNIANADRLIYLLMLSLYFAGLTTIIVLIEMGSQILSEVMQLGRSRSLTLVAILGLVLSATMVVSDIRTMFVVVPFSVGALVAAVEAYPLLSSELAHNRGAIGGVILLLFISGIVSLYFAFRAPGTPVKIGALLGLVLFVPVLMNSMLMKTRR encoded by the coding sequence ATGAGAAAAATAAGCTTCCTGATGGCGTTTTTGATAACCGGCTACATCCTTGGAATCTGGAACTTCCTTGTCCTGCCGAAGTACTACATAAACTTCGGGCTGAAGGGATTCCTGATATCCCTGATACCTATGCTCATAGCCCTTTTCCTGATATACAGCGAGGCGGAGAGCACCAAACGCACCAGGTACCTGATATACGAGCTGTTTTTCAAGATATCGCGCACCCCGGCGCTGATATTCGTCCTCATAATGTTCCTCCTCGTGATCCTCGGAATAACTACGTACTACTCCTCGTACAGCCTTATATACATCTTCGGAATCGGGGCCAAATACGTCCCAGTAATCGCCCTCGGAACGATACTCCTCTCGGTTATCCTCCTCCTGCTCGCCAAGGGCAAGACCCTCGAAGTTATCTCCGTGCTCTCGGTGCTCTTCGTGCTCTTTGCAATCCTCTCGGCTATCATAATCAGGAATCAGGCCATCAGTGCCGTCACAGCACCCCAGGCCGTCCACTACATGAACAACGCAGTTTCAGCGATAACTTCCTTCGACCAGCCACTCTCCCTTAAAGGAGTTCTCTACATGCTCATATCCGTTCTCGTTTCCTTCGGACTCGGTGCCGGCGTTTACTACGTGGTCGGTAGCTTCACTCCGGAGGAGCTTGACCTCAAGAAGGTCCTCGCGGCGGTTTTCGTGCTCCAGATACTCCTCAGCTTCGCTGCTGCCTTCACCGTTGCGTATTCCCTCGGTGCCGCCTACCAGGGATTCGGAAAGGCGTTCCACAACCCCAACATCCCTGCAGAGGAGTCAATGAAGCTCTACCTTGGCTTCCAGAACCTCAAGGAGTACGCCACCAACAGTGAAAAGAGCCCCATGGCGTCAATCGAGGTGTTTTACTCTATTCCCTACGTGCTCAAGGGCAACATCGCCAACGCTGACCGTTTGATATACCTCCTCATGCTGTCCCTCTACTTCGCCGGGCTGACCACAATCATAGTCCTCATCGAGATGGGCAGCCAGATACTCTCCGAGGTCATGCAGCTTGGAAGGAGCAGGAGCCTGACGCTGGTGGCAATCTTGGGCCTCGTGCTCTCTGCAACGATGGTGGTAAGTGACATCAGAACAATGTTCGTCGTCGTGCCCTTCAGTGTCGGCGCTCTGGTAGCGGCCGTGGAGGCGTACCCCCTGCTCTCGAGCGAACTTGCACACAATCGGGGAGCCATTGGAGGCGTCATCCTTTTGCTTTTCATTAGCGGCATTGTGAGCCTATACTTCGCCTTCAGGGCCCCTGGAACGCCGGTCAAGATAGGGGCACTGCTCGGTCTCGTCCTCTTCGTGCCCGTGCTCATGAACAGCATGCTGATGAAGACCCGCCGCTGA
- a CDS encoding 16S rRNA methyltransferase — MLHLVIAEAELELVPRTIRDHPAVVNYAKRRGKRPDEVLLDSTYHHAALKKLSDGERRGRPDIVHICLLNALESIANKEGKLRVYVHTRNDEVIYIKPETRIPRNYNRFVGLMESLFRDRAVPKNLELLRMEEKSLVELVEEINPDEIFVMHEDGNAVKPSEFGKILSGLRNPVVIVGGFPHGDFRSETPWERISLYDAPLMAWTVVNEVIISFEHWIF, encoded by the coding sequence ATGCTCCACCTGGTGATAGCTGAGGCGGAGCTTGAGCTCGTCCCGAGGACGATAAGGGACCACCCGGCAGTTGTAAATTACGCCAAAAGGCGGGGCAAAAGGCCCGATGAGGTGCTCCTCGACAGCACCTATCACCACGCGGCCCTCAAAAAGCTCTCGGACGGAGAGAGGCGCGGAAGGCCGGACATAGTGCACATCTGCCTGCTGAACGCTCTGGAGAGTATAGCCAACAAAGAGGGCAAACTGCGGGTCTATGTCCACACGAGGAACGACGAAGTGATATACATAAAGCCAGAGACCAGAATCCCGAGGAACTACAACCGCTTCGTGGGGCTGATGGAGAGCCTCTTCAGGGACCGGGCGGTTCCCAAGAACCTTGAGCTCCTCCGCATGGAGGAGAAGTCCCTCGTCGAGCTCGTGGAGGAGATAAACCCGGATGAAATCTTCGTGATGCATGAGGATGGAAATGCAGTGAAACCTTCCGAATTCGGAAAAATCCTTTCAGGACTCCGTAATCCGGTGGTGATAGTGGGCGGTTTCCCACACGGCGATTTCAGGAGCGAAACACCCTGGGAGAGAATAAGCCTTTACGATGCCCCGTTGATGGCCTGGACAGTTGTGAACGAGGTAATCATCAGCTTTGAGCACTGGATTTTTTGA
- a CDS encoding saccharopine dehydrogenase family protein: MKVLVLGAGNVGRAIAWDLRDEFDVHVGDVSEERLRAVSEFATPVKVNAADFDELVEAMRGFELVVGALPGRFGYQSVKAAIKAGVDMVDVSFMPENPLELREEAEKAGVTVLFDAGFAPGLSHILMGRIWNELDEMREGYIYVGGLPKEPRPPLHYRITWSPKDLIEEYTRPARVIRDGEVKAVDPFERIERVSVGDFEFEAFVSDGLRSLLESVRAERLEEWTLRWPGHLEKMKVLRELGFFRPEHVDKTLEVIVPLMTYESPDFSIMQVVGRGTLDGEEREMGYLLYDEERGGFTSMARVTGFTAAIIARLVAEKSCIFGVIPPEILGMRIDTFTRITEELADRGIRLERWENAPPGDS, translated from the coding sequence ATGAAGGTTCTCGTTCTCGGTGCCGGAAACGTTGGAAGGGCCATAGCCTGGGATCTGAGGGATGAGTTTGACGTTCACGTCGGGGACGTGAGCGAGGAGAGGCTGAGGGCGGTTTCAGAGTTTGCCACTCCCGTGAAGGTGAACGCGGCAGACTTCGATGAACTGGTCGAAGCGATGAGGGGCTTTGAGCTCGTCGTCGGGGCACTTCCCGGAAGGTTTGGCTATCAATCGGTCAAGGCCGCGATAAAGGCCGGCGTTGACATGGTTGACGTCTCCTTCATGCCGGAGAACCCGCTTGAGCTCCGCGAGGAGGCCGAGAAGGCCGGGGTGACGGTTCTGTTCGATGCGGGCTTTGCTCCCGGTTTAAGCCACATCCTGATGGGCAGGATATGGAACGAGCTGGATGAGATGAGGGAGGGCTACATCTACGTGGGCGGCCTGCCGAAGGAGCCGAGGCCACCGCTCCACTACCGCATCACCTGGTCGCCGAAGGACCTGATAGAGGAGTACACGAGGCCGGCGAGGGTGATACGAGACGGCGAGGTCAAGGCGGTTGACCCCTTTGAGAGGATCGAGAGGGTGAGCGTTGGCGACTTCGAGTTCGAGGCCTTCGTCAGCGATGGCCTGAGGAGTTTACTGGAGAGCGTGAGGGCGGAAAGGCTGGAGGAGTGGACGCTCCGCTGGCCCGGGCACCTGGAGAAGATGAAAGTCCTGAGGGAGCTGGGCTTCTTCAGGCCGGAGCACGTCGATAAGACGCTTGAGGTTATAGTCCCGCTCATGACCTACGAGAGCCCGGACTTCTCGATAATGCAGGTGGTCGGAAGGGGGACGCTGGACGGCGAGGAGAGGGAGATGGGTTACCTCCTGTACGACGAGGAGAGGGGCGGCTTCACCTCGATGGCCCGCGTCACGGGCTTCACGGCGGCGATAATAGCGAGGCTCGTGGCCGAGAAGAGCTGCATATTCGGCGTTATCCCTCCAGAGATACTGGGAATGAGGATAGACACCTTCACCCGCATAACCGAAGAGCTGGCTGACAGGGGCATAAGGCTGGAGAGGTGGGAGAATGCTCCACCTGGTGATAGCTGA
- a CDS encoding metallophosphoesterase family protein, producing MPFKLPIFRKKVLDLLASSDETKVMHVSDTPESVYRFIGELIEKTDPDYVIHTGDLADNIKLERRPELRPLYKGAIRKLAHVLKGYGVELYIVPGNEDDPELVREFFGKAVVEPGTVIEIEGVKFALGHTWKDVVNLDADFRLYGHNFKLIERGLNGVLGVNFVLLPSRQTYRVKYPGGTDFDRGYKMWRGM from the coding sequence ATGCCGTTTAAGCTGCCCATCTTCCGGAAAAAGGTACTCGACCTGCTCGCATCTTCGGACGAGACAAAAGTTATGCACGTGAGCGATACCCCCGAGAGCGTCTACCGGTTCATAGGCGAGCTAATTGAGAAAACGGACCCGGATTATGTCATCCACACCGGCGACCTGGCCGACAACATAAAACTGGAGAGGCGACCCGAGCTGAGGCCCCTGTACAAGGGCGCGATAAGGAAGCTTGCCCACGTCCTCAAAGGTTACGGGGTGGAGCTTTACATCGTTCCGGGAAACGAGGACGACCCCGAACTGGTCAGGGAGTTCTTCGGGAAGGCGGTGGTGGAGCCGGGAACGGTCATCGAGATAGAGGGGGTGAAGTTCGCCCTTGGCCATACGTGGAAGGACGTGGTGAACCTCGATGCCGACTTCAGGCTCTACGGCCACAACTTCAAGCTCATTGAGAGGGGCCTGAACGGCGTTCTCGGCGTCAACTTCGTCCTCCTGCCGAGCAGGCAGACCTACCGCGTTAAGTATCCCGGGGGAACGGATTTTGATAGGGGTTACAAGATGTGGAGGGGTATGTGA
- a CDS encoding NOL1/NOP2/sun family putative RNA methylase — translation MLERLFSLGYSKIFAERYYELWGERALAIAEAMEKPLPRCFRVNTLRIEVPRLTKLLNKKGFQFRRVPWAREGFCLTREPFSITSTPEYLSGLLYIQEASSMYPPVALEPKPGEVVADMAAAPGGKTSHMAQLMENEGIIYAFDVGEERLKETRLNLSRLGVTNTVLIHRSSLHMGELGVEFDRILLDAPCTGSGTIHKNPERKSNRTMDDVKFCQNLQMQMIEVALENLKPGGILVYSTCSLEPEENEFVIQWVLDNFDVELLPLRHGEPALTNPFGVELNDEIAKARRFYPDRHGTSGFFVAKIKKL, via the coding sequence ATGCTTGAAAGGTTGTTTTCCCTCGGCTACTCCAAGATCTTCGCGGAAAGGTATTACGAGCTATGGGGCGAGCGTGCCTTGGCAATAGCGGAGGCGATGGAGAAACCCCTTCCGAGGTGCTTCCGCGTAAACACGCTCCGCATCGAGGTTCCAAGACTCACCAAGCTCCTCAACAAGAAGGGCTTTCAGTTTAGGCGCGTCCCCTGGGCGAGGGAGGGCTTCTGCCTGACGAGGGAGCCGTTCTCGATAACCTCAACCCCCGAATACTTGAGCGGTCTCCTCTACATCCAGGAGGCAAGCTCGATGTACCCTCCCGTCGCCCTTGAGCCGAAGCCCGGCGAGGTGGTTGCCGACATGGCCGCCGCCCCAGGGGGAAAGACGAGCCACATGGCACAGCTTATGGAGAATGAGGGCATCATTTACGCCTTCGACGTCGGTGAGGAAAGGCTGAAAGAAACCCGCCTGAACCTCTCCCGCCTCGGGGTGACCAACACGGTACTCATCCACAGGTCCTCGCTCCACATGGGGGAGCTTGGAGTGGAGTTCGACAGAATCCTACTCGATGCCCCCTGCACCGGCTCCGGTACAATCCACAAAAACCCGGAGCGTAAGTCCAACAGGACTATGGATGATGTTAAGTTCTGTCAGAATCTCCAGATGCAGATGATTGAGGTCGCCCTCGAGAACCTCAAACCGGGCGGTATACTCGTCTACTCCACCTGCTCCCTCGAGCCGGAGGAGAATGAGTTCGTTATCCAGTGGGTTCTTGATAACTTCGACGTTGAGCTCCTGCCCCTCCGCCATGGCGAGCCGGCTTTAACGAATCCTTTCGGCGTTGAGCTGAATGATGAAATAGCAAAGGCAAGGCGTTTCTATCCAGACAGACACGGAACCAGCGGCTTCTTCGTGGCGAAGATTAAGAAGCTCTAA
- the argF gene encoding ornithine carbamoyltransferase, with the protein MVVSLAGRDVLCLQDFTREELETILKTAEMMKIWNKIGKPHRVLEGKTLAMIFQKPSTRTRISFEVGIYQLGGYGLYLNAQDLQLRRGETIADTARVLSRYVDGIMARVYAHKDVEDLAKYASVPVINGLSDFSHPCQALADYQTILEKKGRIQGLKIVYVGDGNNVAHSLMIAGTKLGANVVVATPEGYEPDEKVIKWAEQNAAESGGSFELLHDPVQAVKDADVIYTDVWASMGQEAEAEERRKIFQPFQVNKDLVKHAKPDYIFMHCLPAHRGEEVTDDVVDSPNSVVFDEAENRLHAQKAVMALVMGGIKV; encoded by the coding sequence ATGGTGGTTAGCCTTGCAGGAAGGGATGTTCTCTGCCTTCAGGACTTCACGAGGGAGGAGCTTGAGACTATTCTCAAGACGGCCGAAATGATGAAGATATGGAACAAAATCGGCAAGCCGCACCGCGTTCTTGAGGGAAAAACCCTCGCCATGATATTCCAGAAGCCCTCCACCAGGACGAGGATTTCGTTTGAAGTTGGAATCTATCAGCTCGGAGGCTACGGACTCTACCTCAACGCTCAGGACCTCCAACTGAGGAGAGGTGAGACGATAGCCGACACCGCGAGGGTTCTCAGCAGGTACGTTGACGGAATAATGGCGAGGGTTTACGCCCACAAGGACGTTGAAGACCTCGCCAAGTACGCGAGCGTCCCGGTCATCAACGGTCTCTCGGACTTCTCCCACCCGTGCCAGGCCCTCGCTGATTACCAGACCATCCTTGAGAAGAAGGGCAGGATTCAGGGCCTCAAGATAGTCTACGTCGGCGATGGGAACAACGTCGCCCACTCCCTCATGATAGCCGGAACCAAGCTTGGAGCGAACGTCGTCGTTGCCACGCCTGAGGGCTACGAGCCAGACGAGAAGGTCATCAAGTGGGCCGAGCAGAACGCGGCCGAGAGCGGCGGCAGCTTCGAGCTCCTCCACGACCCGGTCCAGGCCGTTAAAGATGCAGACGTCATCTACACCGACGTCTGGGCGAGCATGGGACAGGAGGCCGAGGCAGAGGAGAGGAGGAAAATATTCCAGCCGTTCCAGGTGAACAAGGACCTCGTCAAGCATGCCAAGCCGGACTACATCTTCATGCACTGCCTCCCGGCCCACAGGGGCGAGGAGGTTACCGACGACGTCGTTGATTCCCCGAACAGCGTCGTCTTCGACGAGGCCGAGAACAGGCTCCACGCCCAGAAAGCTGTTATGGCCCTCGTCATGGGCGGGATAAAGGTCTGA
- a CDS encoding DUF996 domain-containing protein, with the protein MSELKNAKLLGGVGAILTLVGLGFVGFILKLFAVKDIAEATGRGEIFSKYLWAAILNIVAALILVASLWGVMFAMGSSESPEAIVGAMGIGGIIAAIIMFVGVWFMKQSYDMISEETGVGTFHTTALLYLAGAILIPIGLGLVILLVAAILEIVAFFSLPEELAKPDEGPVPVSLEE; encoded by the coding sequence GTGAGTGAATTGAAGAACGCCAAGCTCCTGGGAGGTGTGGGGGCGATCCTGACCCTCGTGGGGCTTGGCTTTGTGGGCTTCATACTGAAGCTCTTTGCGGTGAAGGATATCGCTGAGGCCACGGGCAGGGGCGAGATATTCAGCAAGTACCTCTGGGCTGCGATACTGAACATTGTGGCCGCCCTAATCCTCGTGGCGTCACTATGGGGCGTTATGTTTGCCATGGGTTCTTCCGAATCTCCAGAGGCTATCGTCGGGGCTATGGGCATAGGCGGCATCATAGCGGCGATCATAATGTTTGTTGGAGTGTGGTTCATGAAGCAGAGCTACGACATGATCTCCGAGGAGACCGGTGTTGGAACCTTCCACACCACAGCACTCCTGTACCTCGCGGGCGCCATCTTGATTCCCATCGGCCTTGGCCTGGTTATCCTCCTCGTGGCGGCCATCCTTGAGATAGTGGCCTTCTTCTCCCTGCCTGAGGAGCTTGCCAAGCCGGATGAAGGACCGGTTCCCGTTTCATTGGAGGAATGA
- a CDS encoding DUF996 domain-containing protein, with protein sequence MGSLKTARTWGGIGAIFSLFYVTYFVGFIMKLFAVKEIAEATKKEKIFKDYIWAAMMNIAASFVLSWAFYDMWDKMADVIHDPEKVAELMSVFGMWSFIAVVLMIVGVWFMKKSYDTIAQETGVATFHTAALFYLIGSILMLLMVGYFFILVGAILEVMAFFALPEELPGAVSGTPTPEPVPEKAEGSTDVEVSEKPVTSEEKPAEATGDVPGETPQE encoded by the coding sequence ATGGGAAGTTTGAAAACCGCACGAACCTGGGGTGGCATCGGTGCCATCTTTAGCCTGTTCTACGTGACGTATTTTGTTGGCTTCATCATGAAGCTCTTTGCAGTGAAGGAGATAGCAGAGGCCACCAAAAAGGAGAAGATATTCAAGGACTACATATGGGCCGCGATGATGAACATCGCCGCCAGCTTCGTGCTCTCGTGGGCTTTCTACGATATGTGGGACAAGATGGCGGACGTTATTCATGACCCCGAGAAAGTGGCCGAGTTGATGTCCGTCTTTGGCATGTGGAGCTTCATTGCCGTGGTGCTCATGATAGTGGGCGTCTGGTTTATGAAGAAGAGCTACGACACGATAGCCCAGGAAACCGGCGTCGCGACATTCCACACGGCGGCGCTCTTCTACCTCATAGGCTCTATACTCATGCTCCTCATGGTGGGGTACTTCTTCATTCTGGTCGGTGCCATCCTGGAGGTAATGGCGTTCTTCGCCCTCCCGGAGGAGCTTCCCGGCGCGGTGAGCGGGACACCGACACCAGAACCAGTACCAGAAAAAGCTGAGGGCAGTACGGATGTTGAGGTCTCAGAGAAGCCCGTGACTTCTGAGGAGAAACCCGCCGAGGCCACTGGGGACGTCCCCGGGGAAACCCCGCAGGAGTAG
- the thyX gene encoding FAD-dependent thymidylate synthase — MGDGIKVTLVNYTKKPLETVTWAALISYWDEWETEAFGRMGEDDVRMHLPRVLGYGHESILEHAVLTFAIEGCSRVCSHQLVRHRLASYTQQSQRYVILNPEDVEETFVIPESIKDDPELLGEWKELLKRSIELYKKTVEMGKHQEDARFILPQAVRTKLVVTMNLRELKHFFGLRACERAQWEIREVAWKMLEEIAKNEELRPVIKWAKLGPRCIQLGYCPEGELMPPGCWKRTRERWRALAGSKPMV, encoded by the coding sequence ATGGGGGATGGGATCAAGGTCACGCTTGTCAATTATACAAAAAAACCCCTTGAAACTGTCACCTGGGCGGCGCTCATAAGCTACTGGGATGAATGGGAGACCGAGGCTTTCGGGCGCATGGGCGAGGACGACGTTCGGATGCATCTTCCCAGGGTTCTCGGCTACGGTCACGAGTCCATTCTTGAACATGCTGTTCTGACGTTTGCGATTGAAGGTTGCTCCCGCGTTTGCAGTCACCAGCTTGTGAGACACAGGCTCGCGAGCTATACCCAGCAGAGCCAGAGATACGTCATCCTGAACCCCGAAGATGTCGAGGAGACCTTTGTAATTCCCGAATCCATAAAGGACGACCCGGAACTCCTCGGAGAATGGAAGGAGCTCCTGAAGCGCTCGATCGAGCTCTACAAAAAGACTGTGGAGATGGGAAAACATCAGGAGGACGCGCGCTTCATCCTTCCCCAGGCGGTAAGGACCAAGCTTGTTGTGACGATGAACCTCCGTGAACTCAAGCATTTCTTCGGCCTCCGTGCCTGCGAGAGGGCCCAGTGGGAGATAAGGGAAGTCGCCTGGAAGATGCTGGAGGAGATTGCGAAGAACGAGGAGCTCAGGCCGGTGATAAAGTGGGCAAAGCTCGGACCCCGCTGCATACAGCTTGGCTACTGCCCTGAGGGCGAGCTCATGCCACCGGGATGCTGGAAGAGAACGAGGGAAAGATGGAGAGCTCTGGCGGGTTCCAAGCCAATGGTTTAG